A DNA window from Comamonas fluminis contains the following coding sequences:
- a CDS encoding Bug family tripartite tricarboxylate transporter substrate binding protein yields MAAFAGAGAAGWTGLAQAAGDWPNKPVNLVVPFPAGGGTDTFARPFSAQFAKIAGKTLVIDNRGGAGGTLGAGIAAKAAPDGYNFFMGGTHHVIAPSVYPKLEYDLERDFIPLALLASVPQVLVVNPKNVPFNTVQELLVDMRSKPGKYSYGSAGAGSSHHLAGELFKLQTKTNILHIPYKGAGPALQDLIAGNVDMVFDGLGSSAQHIKSGRIKALMMAGNQRNPAFPDVSSATESGLPDYTVSTWYGLWAPKGTPDAAQQHMLEEVRKIGASDEIKAAWAKNGAEYGKLSQQQFAAMIHSEIQRWAQVVKASGVKID; encoded by the coding sequence ATGGCAGCCTTTGCAGGCGCGGGCGCTGCAGGATGGACAGGGCTGGCGCAGGCCGCAGGAGACTGGCCGAACAAGCCCGTGAATCTGGTTGTACCCTTTCCCGCAGGCGGCGGCACAGACACTTTTGCCCGGCCTTTCTCGGCGCAATTTGCCAAGATCGCAGGCAAGACACTGGTGATCGACAACCGGGGTGGTGCAGGCGGCACGCTGGGTGCGGGCATTGCGGCCAAGGCTGCGCCCGATGGCTATAACTTCTTCATGGGTGGCACCCACCATGTGATTGCGCCCTCGGTTTATCCCAAGCTGGAATACGACCTGGAGCGCGACTTCATCCCGCTGGCGTTGCTGGCCAGCGTGCCTCAGGTACTGGTGGTCAACCCCAAAAATGTGCCTTTCAACACCGTGCAGGAATTGCTGGTCGATATGCGCAGCAAGCCGGGCAAATACAGCTATGGCTCTGCAGGGGCTGGCAGCTCTCACCATCTGGCGGGTGAGCTTTTCAAGCTGCAGACCAAGACTAATATCCTGCACATCCCATACAAGGGCGCGGGCCCGGCGCTACAAGATTTGATAGCAGGCAATGTCGATATGGTGTTTGACGGGCTGGGCTCATCGGCACAGCACATCAAGAGCGGGCGTATCAAAGCGCTGATGATGGCGGGCAACCAGCGCAACCCTGCATTCCCCGATGTGTCCAGTGCCACCGAATCCGGCTTGCCCGACTATACCGTCAGCACCTGGTACGGGCTGTGGGCGCCCAAGGGCACGCCTGATGCTGCCCAGCAGCACATGCTGGAAGAGGTTCGCAAGATTGGCGCCAGCGATGAGATCAAAGCTGCCTGGGCCAAGAACGGGGCCGAGTACGGCAAGCTCAGTCAGCAGCAGTTCGCAGCCATGATTCACAGCGAAATTCAGCGCTGGGCGCAGGTGGTCAAGGCCTCTGGCGTGAAAATTGACTAA